One window of Medicago truncatula cultivar Jemalong A17 chromosome 2, MtrunA17r5.0-ANR, whole genome shotgun sequence genomic DNA carries:
- the LOC25487122 gene encoding putative F-box protein At3g58860, translating into MGEGADEEEDLFNNLPDVFLTYIVSFLPATDAARTSVLSHRWKTMWKYSSRLSFDQREMLKSLIKVYIEKYDQNKRIELAMLRREIPLKYANAFLDPIARAALLMKSTIDNHIGPLKNCSIRHMLESCASGDVVRWMKKLLEKGVVNVSLELESHDLQNISCHLTIFGEILCMPFDVLTSFKVLELKNYYLKTTLSPNSHQVLNTLTLNNIRVESNDFENILSQCSSLENLTLKKCNLFGDGVKIDSPSLKYFKFFDMTVHKMLISATKIEVIEIGTIICYNEDLIFETPNLHVIRICNDVKNLGRHLATRDIVEICSGISVRHGCMRSIFDNLVTLCLDLDFTNNRNAIALSFALKSSHQLKNLQINNQVNMDYIYNGGVTDQNDNACLPYPGVLFWEKREPCRCVIYQLKSLCIRGYTGGEFEYEFVKYLILNGGVIENITLWFLDDCSWNKVVATNCLLSYPKLSSKLSFDLKPGAIFARKYSGSFNKWVTTLR; encoded by the exons ATGGGGGAAGGAgcggatgaagaagaagatttgTTCAACAATCTTCCTGATGTCTTTCTAACTTATATAGTTTCTTTCCTACCGGCAACCGATGCTGCGAGAACTAGTGTGCTTTCCCATCGTTGGAAAACAATGTGGAAATACTCTTCGCGACTAAGTTTTGACCAAAGAGAAATGTTGAAATCGTTGATCAAagtttatattgaaaaatatgatcaaaataagCGCATTGAATTGGCAATGCTTCGCAGAGAG ATACCTCTTAAATATGCGAATGCATTTTTGGATCCAATTGCTAGAGCGGCCTTGTTGATGAAATCAACTATTGATAATCATATCGGTCCATTGAAAAATTGCAGCATTAGACATATGCTAGAGAGTTGTGCAAGCGGGGATGTTGTAAGGTGGATGAAGAAACTACTAGAGAAAGGGGTAGTAAACGTTTCATTGGAACTTGAATCCCATGATCTACAAAATATTAGTTGTCATTTGACGATATTTGGTGAAATCCTTTGTATGCCTTTTGATGTTTTAACTAGTTTTAAGGTTTTGGAATTGAAGAACTATTATTTGAAAACTACACTTTCCCCTAATTCCCACCAGGTTTTGAACACTCTTACCCTTAACAATATTCGTGTTGAATCAAATGATTTTGAAAACATTCTCTCTCAATGTTCGTCACTTGAAAATCTCAcccttaaaaaatgtaatttatttgGAGATGGGGTCAAGATTGATAGCCCAAgtctcaaatattttaaattttttgatatgaCCGTGCATAAGATGTTGATTTCTGCAACTAAAATTGAAGTGATTGAGATTGGAACCATTATATGTTATAATGAAGATCTAATTTTCGAGACCCCAAATCTCCATGTTATCCGTATTTGCAATGATGTGAAGAATCTTGGGAGGCATTTAGCAACAAGAGATATTGTTGAAATTTGCAGCGGCATTTCA GTTCGCCATGGTTGCATGAGAAGTATATTTGACAATTTGGTTACCCTCTGTCTCGACCTCGATTTTACAAATAATAGAAATGCAATAGCTCTTTCGTTTGCACTTAAGTCCAGCCATCAACTAAAGaatcttcaaataaataatcaG GTCAATATGGATTACATTTACAATGGTGGCGTAACTGATCAGAATGACAATGCTTGTTTACCGTATCCTGGAGTCTTGTTTTGGGAAAAAAGGGAGCCATGTCGGTGTGTCATTTACCAACTAAAGTCTCTTTGTATAAGGGGATATACAGGTGGAGAGTTTGAATATGAATTTGTTAAGTACTTAATATTAAACGGTGGAGTTATAGAGAATATTACACTTTGGTTTTTGGATGATTGCTCATGGAACAAAGTTGTAGCAACTAATTGTCTGCTTTCGTACCCAAAGCTTTCTTCTAAATTGTCCTTTGATCTTAAACCTGGAGCAATCTTTGCGAGAAAATATAGTGGTAGTTTTAACAAATGGGTAACAACCCTAAGGTGA